The following proteins are co-located in the Pontiella desulfatans genome:
- a CDS encoding PQQ-binding-like beta-propeller repeat protein: protein MDKKPGLWTMGAVALAGMLTTLMAEGNDWTQFRGPGGLGIAEAASGLPATWGSKENIVWKRDLPGPGTSSPIVVGNKIFVTCYSGYGESIDEPGEMEDLKRHLVCADRSSGKILWQKEFKAEQPESKYSGANNTRHGYASSTPVTDGKQVYVFFGISGVYAFDLNGKQLWKTNVGSKTHGWGCATSLLLHERRLIVNASTESESVVALDVKTGKQAWKIDGVPKCWSSPMLVDVGGKKELVMSIPDGGKAKTSKIKGFDPATGQELWQCDGPPDSYLCPSVVSHDGVVYSIGARKNTAVAVRAGGKGNVTDSHLVWTVGEGSNVTSPVYLDGHLYIFHEKGKVVCLDAKSGETVFEESLSPSPGLVYASPLAADGKLYASSQDNGTYVIEAKPKFKQLAVNTFKDDPSRVNACIAVSKNQLILRTDKALYCIGK from the coding sequence ATGGATAAAAAACCGGGTTTATGGACGATGGGCGCCGTGGCACTGGCGGGCATGTTGACGACGTTGATGGCAGAAGGGAACGACTGGACGCAGTTCCGGGGCCCGGGCGGTCTGGGCATTGCGGAAGCGGCCTCGGGCCTGCCCGCAACGTGGGGTTCGAAGGAAAACATCGTGTGGAAGCGCGACCTTCCAGGGCCGGGCACCTCCAGCCCCATTGTCGTCGGCAACAAAATCTTCGTCACCTGCTATTCCGGCTACGGTGAATCGATCGACGAGCCCGGCGAAATGGAAGACCTCAAGCGGCACTTGGTTTGCGCCGACCGCTCCTCCGGGAAAATCCTCTGGCAAAAGGAGTTCAAGGCGGAACAGCCGGAATCCAAATATTCCGGCGCAAACAATACCCGCCATGGCTATGCCTCGAGCACGCCCGTCACCGATGGCAAGCAGGTCTATGTCTTTTTCGGCATCTCGGGGGTCTATGCCTTCGATCTCAACGGCAAGCAGCTTTGGAAAACCAACGTCGGCTCCAAAACCCACGGGTGGGGTTGCGCAACCTCGCTGCTTCTGCACGAAAGGCGGCTGATTGTGAATGCCAGCACGGAAAGCGAGTCGGTCGTGGCGCTCGATGTGAAAACCGGCAAACAGGCCTGGAAGATCGATGGGGTTCCCAAGTGCTGGAGCTCCCCCATGCTGGTGGATGTTGGCGGCAAAAAGGAACTGGTCATGAGCATTCCCGATGGCGGGAAAGCAAAAACCTCGAAAATCAAGGGCTTCGACCCGGCGACGGGCCAGGAGCTTTGGCAGTGCGACGGCCCGCCGGACAGCTATCTCTGCCCCAGCGTGGTTTCGCACGACGGGGTCGTCTACTCCATTGGGGCCCGCAAAAACACGGCCGTTGCCGTACGCGCCGGCGGCAAGGGGAACGTCACCGACAGCCACCTGGTCTGGACGGTGGGCGAGGGATCGAATGTCACCTCGCCGGTTTATCTGGACGGACACCTCTATATCTTCCACGAAAAAGGGAAAGTCGTCTGCCTCGATGCCAAGAGCGGCGAAACCGTGTTCGAGGAATCGCTCAGCCCCTCCCCCGGCCTGGTCTACGCCTCGCCGCTGGCCGCCGACGGCAAACTCTATGCCTCCTCGCAGGACAACGGCACCTACGTCATCGAAGCCAAGCCCAAGTTCAAGCAGCTGGCCGTGAACACCTTCAAGGACGACCCCTCCCGCGTCAACGCCTGCATCGCCGTCTCAAAAAACCAGCTCATCTTGCGCACCGACAAAGCCCTCTACTGCATCGGGAAATAA
- a CDS encoding tyrosine-type recombinase/integrase: MSKEKPNIKNDGYEIHAGYRIRLLNSKSGKRYQVDLGRSTGKHIRLSFETLKAARNCAFEKSNEKKNHGVKVLGFTDKQRNDAVTALKILNSFGINLREAANFYAKHNQIVDHTNGTGQLVKRYLESQKQRMQANELRERSYNECEKHLKKFRGSMETMAVDTITADDIDEWLDRQNFGATSRNNHRRYISGFFNWCLEQSKIAANPVLRTRKVKKASHTPEIYTTKDTETIMKACEQFVASTVRAADGKKLAIRKVKVEGKMVVPDKKTLIPYMALAFFAGIRPNEITRLKWKDIDLQMDEIHVNADTSKTSTARIVHISANLKKWLIPYRGDSSMLIYPYSDTVLRSWRRAIFKELDIKYIQDGARHSFATYYLALNSMDDTIQELGHTDTKMLFKHYRGLAKNRKNQAKEYFKIAPAKNAKVIQISKAV; encoded by the coding sequence ATGAGTAAAGAGAAGCCGAATATCAAAAATGATGGATATGAAATCCATGCCGGATATCGTATCAGGTTACTGAACTCCAAATCCGGAAAAAGGTACCAGGTAGACCTCGGTCGCTCCACAGGTAAACACATTCGCCTTTCCTTCGAAACACTGAAGGCAGCCCGCAACTGCGCCTTTGAAAAGAGCAATGAGAAGAAAAATCATGGGGTCAAAGTTCTGGGGTTCACGGACAAACAGAGGAATGATGCTGTTACCGCCCTTAAGATTTTGAACTCTTTTGGCATAAACCTTCGCGAGGCTGCCAACTTCTATGCAAAGCACAACCAGATTGTAGACCATACGAACGGCACAGGACAGCTTGTTAAACGTTACCTTGAATCCCAGAAACAGCGGATGCAGGCTAATGAGTTACGTGAGCGCTCCTACAACGAGTGTGAAAAACATCTTAAGAAGTTTCGGGGTTCAATGGAGACAATGGCGGTAGACACCATCACAGCCGACGATATCGATGAATGGCTCGACAGACAGAACTTCGGTGCTACCAGCCGGAATAATCACCGGCGTTATATCAGTGGCTTCTTTAACTGGTGCCTGGAGCAGAGCAAAATTGCCGCCAACCCCGTTCTACGCACTCGGAAGGTTAAGAAGGCCAGCCACACACCAGAAATTTATACAACGAAAGATACTGAGACCATCATGAAGGCGTGCGAACAGTTCGTGGCATCAACCGTGAGGGCTGCTGACGGGAAAAAACTCGCTATCCGGAAAGTCAAAGTAGAGGGAAAAATGGTCGTGCCAGACAAGAAAACCCTTATTCCATATATGGCTCTAGCCTTCTTTGCGGGTATACGCCCCAACGAAATCACTCGACTAAAATGGAAGGATATCGACCTGCAGATGGATGAGATCCATGTAAATGCTGACACCTCTAAGACTTCAACGGCCCGCATTGTTCATATATCGGCCAATCTCAAGAAGTGGCTCATCCCATATCGGGGTGATAGCTCCATGCTGATATACCCCTATTCCGACACCGTGCTCCGAAGCTGGCGCCGGGCCATCTTTAAAGAACTCGATATTAAATACATCCAGGATGGTGCCCGGCACTCGTTCGCCACCTACTATCTGGCCTTAAACTCGATGGACGACACGATTCAGGAGTTGGGACACACGGATACCAAGATGCTGTTTAAGCATTATCGTGGCTTAGCGAAAAACCGGAAAAATCAGGCCAAGGAATACTTCAAGATTGCACCCGCGAAGAACGCGAAGGTCATCCAGATCTCAAAAGCGGTCTAG
- a CDS encoding DUF1294 domain-containing protein, with product MQLKLQGKITAWNDEKGFGFITPVSGGDRIFVHIKAFQKRHRRPQVNQQISYTLSTDKQGRACAADVTCVGKGHVDPKRLMQQSAAVVAMALFFAALGVLTLAIPIIPKYIIGWYAIASAITFMAYAADKSAAQNGQWRISEATLHTLALAGGWPGALLAQQMLRHKSRKPGFQWTYKFTVVLNIVVTAWLLTPRGSKLTMEWLHEAFK from the coding sequence ATGCAACTAAAACTTCAGGGAAAAATCACGGCATGGAACGATGAAAAGGGCTTCGGCTTCATCACCCCCGTATCGGGAGGCGACCGGATCTTCGTCCACATCAAAGCCTTCCAAAAACGGCATCGGCGTCCGCAGGTAAACCAGCAAATATCCTACACCCTTTCAACCGACAAGCAGGGGCGTGCCTGCGCGGCCGACGTGACCTGTGTCGGCAAAGGGCACGTCGATCCAAAACGCCTGATGCAGCAAAGCGCGGCCGTAGTTGCAATGGCCCTTTTTTTTGCCGCGCTCGGCGTTTTGACCTTGGCCATCCCGATCATCCCGAAATACATCATCGGTTGGTACGCCATCGCCAGTGCCATTACCTTCATGGCGTATGCGGCCGACAAATCCGCCGCCCAAAACGGACAATGGCGCATTTCGGAAGCGACGCTGCATACCCTGGCGCTCGCCGGTGGCTGGCCCGGGGCACTCCTCGCCCAACAGATGCTCCGCCACAAATCCCGTAAACCGGGATTCCAGTGGACCTACAAATTCACCGTTGTTTTAAATATCGTCGTCACGGCTTGGTTGCTCACCCCCCGCGGCTCCAAACTCACGATGGAATGGCTGCATGAGGCCTTCAAATAA
- a CDS encoding type II toxin-antitoxin system VapC family toxin produces MKNAVLDSFAIISFLRNEAGADIVRDYFAKSLEDKKRLFICSVNWAEVGYKVIRKRNLAAWKQVQTSLKDFPIEIVETDPVLTEQAAEFKAAYRMSLADAYAASLTQIKKAELVTGDPEFQPLEVSLKAIVWLKQ; encoded by the coding sequence ATGAAGAATGCAGTGCTCGACAGTTTTGCAATCATCTCATTTCTTCGGAATGAAGCCGGTGCGGATATCGTCCGGGACTATTTTGCGAAATCACTCGAAGATAAAAAACGGCTCTTCATCTGTTCTGTGAATTGGGCTGAGGTGGGATACAAGGTGATCCGTAAACGGAACCTTGCCGCATGGAAGCAGGTTCAGACGTCGCTAAAGGATTTCCCCATTGAAATTGTTGAAACCGATCCGGTGCTTACCGAGCAGGCGGCCGAATTCAAGGCGGCATACAGAATGTCATTGGCCGATGCCTACGCCGCGTCACTAACCCAAATAAAAAAAGCCGAGCTGGTTACCGGCGATCCGGAGTTCCAGCCGTTGGAAGTCTCGTTGAAGGCGATCGTTTGGCTGAAGCAATAG
- a CDS encoding transposase: protein MQKTARLLPWMEWGERAIMPDHFHAIIRIEGGYGRLGDVITGFKAGVSRTLRARGDILVARNGERAPEKMRIWHRNYYEMIVRTPEAEQAIAGYIRMNPWCCVTDFGNGLRGLGNPVLWNAKKLGVLCSRSALRPESIPGASTYFSGFHSPLEQEMFEKLLACKKRVIWCPAWGLERAAQRPAVREALEENRLLILEMRNQDGDLAAAEQRNRFVMESADELWLPHVTPGGMLDRLIHELSVWEKIKA from the coding sequence ATGCAAAAGACGGCACGTCTTTTGCCGTGGATGGAGTGGGGCGAGCGAGCGATTATGCCGGATCATTTTCATGCCATCATACGTATCGAGGGTGGTTATGGCCGTTTGGGGGATGTGATCACTGGGTTTAAGGCGGGGGTATCCCGCACATTGCGGGCTAGGGGCGATATTCTTGTCGCCCGGAATGGAGAGCGTGCGCCGGAAAAAATGCGCATCTGGCATCGCAACTATTATGAGATGATCGTGCGCACGCCGGAGGCGGAGCAGGCGATTGCCGGGTATATCCGTATGAATCCGTGGTGTTGTGTCACAGATTTTGGAAACGGCTTGCGCGGGCTGGGGAATCCGGTGCTGTGGAATGCGAAGAAGCTGGGGGTTTTGTGCAGCCGGAGTGCGCTGCGCCCGGAAAGCATCCCCGGGGCAAGTACCTATTTCAGTGGATTCCATTCTCCGCTTGAGCAGGAGATGTTTGAAAAGCTTCTGGCGTGCAAAAAACGGGTTATCTGGTGCCCGGCGTGGGGTTTGGAGCGGGCGGCACAGCGGCCGGCGGTGCGGGAGGCGCTGGAAGAGAATCGGCTGCTGATTCTGGAAATGCGCAACCAGGATGGCGATTTGGCGGCGGCAGAGCAACGGAACCGGTTTGTGATGGAGTCTGCGGATGAACTTTGGCTACCGCATGTGACGCCGGGCGGAATGCTGGATCGTTTGATCCACGAGTTGAGTGTGTGGGAGAAAATCAAAGCGTGA
- a CDS encoding DUF2357 domain-containing protein, which produces MVNKAAVVFPGTPVGLRIVSARTGEPVVSLTENGRYEYELDSASYSVKEIAGVLSHSRIAHDSERGLIEPGNYVGLLKLELEEQATGETVSGMHIDVRSTKLGYEDEYRSMLENIADRCADFLLQLESPVDQPLIPDGLTEATLAQRLYFLKSLLGGEDFQQAVQRIVSQPNTQWREEFRTIDVRQSRRLGRYEVRQFAADGRRMEVPAGHPLRDTLKTIPERIEIRDKRDTVDTPENRFVKHALNLFLQTLEELLARLSAAGDEKYPGLRSEINGLMDDLEETLSHDVFKQVSQPELLPLNSPVLQRKEGYRQVLRAWMLFELAARLSWDGGDDVYEGGKRDVAALYEYWVFFKLLDLVSGLFELKNPTVEDLINDKDLVLKLKAGKQLPIEGIYRGAGRPLSVEFSYNRTFNSASQYPAQGSWSRQMRPDYTLSLWPEGFSQAQAEEQELITHVHFDAKYKVDRLVKLFGAVDENLDEEKAAQRTGNYKRADLLKMHAYRDAIRRSAGAYVLYPGNEKEQMPFRGFHELLPGLGAFPLRPNDSDDGSAALERFLNEVVAHVCNRATQREQHTYHTYRIYKDEPPDAVREALPEQHDGSSERQASPSEASVLVASFRDQDHLDWIFRNSLYNCRADKGSGSLLLEQDVVGASYLLLHTKGDERSGRMFRIVSKGPKVYSKETLVGWGYPSEPSRPYYLIYEISEIGVKNPLNAYEWALSDIPGWKTGYASKVPFAVKLADLMGAAVSPMK; this is translated from the coding sequence ATGGTGAATAAAGCGGCAGTTGTTTTTCCAGGCACCCCCGTTGGGCTGAGGATCGTTTCGGCGCGAACGGGCGAACCGGTTGTATCGCTAACCGAAAACGGGCGATACGAATATGAGTTGGATTCGGCCTCCTATTCAGTGAAAGAAATCGCCGGAGTTTTGTCTCACAGCCGCATTGCGCACGATAGCGAGCGCGGTCTGATTGAGCCGGGCAATTATGTCGGCTTGCTGAAGCTGGAGCTGGAAGAACAGGCAACCGGCGAAACCGTTTCCGGAATGCACATCGATGTCCGCTCGACGAAGCTGGGCTATGAAGATGAATATCGCTCGATGCTGGAGAACATTGCGGATCGTTGCGCCGATTTTCTGCTGCAGCTGGAATCGCCGGTGGACCAGCCGCTGATTCCCGATGGCCTGACGGAGGCCACGCTGGCGCAACGGCTCTATTTCCTGAAGAGCCTGCTGGGCGGCGAAGATTTCCAGCAGGCGGTTCAGCGGATCGTTTCCCAGCCGAATACGCAGTGGCGCGAGGAGTTCCGGACCATCGATGTGCGGCAAAGCCGTCGGCTCGGTCGTTACGAGGTGAGGCAGTTTGCTGCGGACGGGCGGCGCATGGAAGTACCCGCAGGGCATCCGTTGCGCGATACGCTGAAAACGATTCCCGAGCGGATTGAAATCCGCGATAAGCGCGATACGGTGGATACGCCGGAAAACCGATTCGTGAAACACGCACTGAACCTGTTTCTCCAGACCTTGGAAGAATTGCTCGCGAGGCTTTCCGCGGCGGGCGACGAGAAATATCCGGGGCTCCGTTCTGAAATCAACGGGCTGATGGATGATCTGGAGGAAACGCTTTCCCACGATGTGTTCAAGCAGGTTTCGCAACCCGAGCTGCTGCCGCTTAACAGTCCGGTGCTTCAGCGCAAGGAGGGATACCGCCAGGTACTGCGGGCCTGGATGTTGTTCGAGCTGGCGGCTCGGCTGAGCTGGGACGGCGGCGACGATGTGTATGAAGGCGGCAAGCGCGATGTGGCGGCGCTTTATGAATATTGGGTGTTTTTCAAGCTGTTGGATCTGGTGTCTGGTTTGTTTGAGCTCAAAAACCCAACGGTTGAAGATTTGATTAACGACAAGGATCTGGTGCTGAAGCTGAAGGCAGGAAAGCAGCTGCCCATCGAAGGGATTTACCGAGGCGCAGGCCGCCCGCTTTCGGTCGAGTTCAGCTATAACCGGACGTTCAACAGTGCGAGTCAATATCCGGCTCAGGGTTCGTGGAGTCGTCAGATGCGCCCGGATTATACGCTGTCGCTCTGGCCGGAGGGCTTTTCCCAGGCACAGGCCGAAGAGCAGGAACTGATCACGCATGTTCATTTCGATGCGAAATACAAGGTGGACCGTCTCGTTAAACTCTTCGGTGCCGTGGACGAAAACCTCGACGAGGAAAAGGCCGCCCAACGCACCGGAAACTATAAACGCGCCGACTTGCTAAAAATGCATGCCTATCGCGATGCGATCCGCCGGTCGGCGGGCGCCTATGTGCTTTATCCTGGAAATGAAAAGGAACAGATGCCGTTTCGCGGTTTCCATGAGCTACTGCCCGGCCTCGGCGCGTTTCCGCTGCGGCCCAACGATTCGGACGATGGATCGGCGGCACTGGAGCGGTTTCTGAACGAGGTGGTGGCTCACGTCTGCAACCGGGCGACCCAGCGGGAACAGCATACCTATCATACCTATCGCATCTACAAGGATGAGCCGCCGGATGCCGTGCGCGAAGCGTTGCCCGAGCAACATGATGGATCGTCGGAAAGGCAGGCATCTCCTTCCGAAGCGTCGGTGCTGGTCGCGTCTTTCCGCGATCAGGATCATCTCGACTGGATTTTCCGCAACAGCCTGTATAACTGCCGTGCAGATAAAGGATCCGGCTCTCTGTTGCTGGAGCAGGACGTTGTTGGAGCCTCCTATCTGCTCCTGCATACGAAAGGCGATGAACGGTCGGGCCGGATGTTCCGCATCGTCAGCAAAGGGCCGAAAGTGTATTCGAAAGAAACGTTGGTGGGCTGGGGATATCCGTCGGAACCCAGCCGCCCATATTACCTGATTTATGAGATTTCAGAAATTGGAGTCAAAAATCCGCTGAACGCTTATGAGTGGGCGCTATCAGACATTCCCGGTTGGAAAACCGGCTATGCCTCGAAGGTTCCGTTTGCGGTAAAACTCGCGGATCTGATGGGGGCCGCGGTGAGTCCCATGAAATAA
- a CDS encoding McrB family protein, translating into MIMKEMRQKLFDELLATPEDRVSEWFENYNHFTKDIQEIRERLQLKAGKLSDYRLYAGLESLSDQSFEGFVWKLVGELLNGIASRGQSVISREHLAQFREAPQFEKFLREIIVNPLNNELFFRFNEWWVNQPSVKHNRVLINRIFAACAPAELSTVVDEGKFNRLFAWLQSEQIIAKYEPPHSGDSWLSRNIFLMKELYNIDRGGLPEGWLSLFPWLLFEYMEHQQNKMSIQQGKALSTSIKSMPFSMDAFSTALDGAGLAVNASLPTMVCSALHAKPFLILTGLSGSGKTQLAQALSKWITGRRGVRNPFLKGMEVNAARSIYTVLDVDRLGVKVGQSGSSSNTFLPFDLVEKWVESIKENGFDLATPSQEIQRKVIETGLEYSPTLNSFHAPLKALACHWIENATLEKIESKYELISVGADWTSNENLLGYPDALNPGHYRKPDNGALDLILRAQADPEHPYFLILDEMNLSHVERYFADFLSAMESGEAISLHDDTGEDWNGVPAKLKIPKNLFVIGTVNVDETTYMFSPKVLDRANVIEFRVSDDEMKSFLENPVKPNLKELEGQGAQYAKAFVAAAKQKDVPLDDATREAVSKVLMEFFPQLKEAGAEFGYRTAHEICRLVYFHKELSSKDWKMESAMDAAIMQKLLPKLHGSKKKLGPVLAALIRLCLKEDARPENDPIKDEVLVAENALYPGSLEKLARMRRRLAEHGFTSFAEA; encoded by the coding sequence ATGATTATGAAAGAGATGCGTCAAAAGCTGTTTGATGAACTGTTGGCTACTCCTGAAGACCGGGTGTCGGAGTGGTTTGAGAATTACAATCACTTTACTAAAGACATTCAGGAAATTAGGGAAAGGCTCCAGCTTAAGGCGGGCAAGTTGTCAGACTATCGCTTGTATGCCGGATTGGAATCTTTGTCTGACCAGTCATTCGAGGGCTTCGTTTGGAAGCTAGTTGGAGAACTTCTAAATGGAATAGCCTCTCGGGGGCAGTCTGTTATCAGCCGAGAGCATTTAGCTCAATTTAGGGAAGCTCCACAGTTTGAAAAGTTTCTCAGGGAAATCATAGTTAACCCACTGAATAATGAGCTGTTTTTCAGATTCAATGAATGGTGGGTAAATCAGCCAAGTGTGAAGCATAACCGGGTTCTGATTAATCGAATTTTTGCCGCATGTGCCCCCGCAGAGCTGTCTACGGTGGTGGACGAAGGAAAGTTTAATAGGCTTTTTGCATGGCTCCAGAGTGAACAGATAATAGCGAAGTATGAGCCGCCGCACTCGGGGGATTCTTGGCTGTCACGCAACATCTTTTTAATGAAAGAGCTGTATAATATTGACCGGGGAGGTCTCCCCGAAGGATGGCTTAGTCTTTTCCCATGGTTGCTTTTTGAATACATGGAACATCAGCAGAATAAAATGAGCATACAACAGGGAAAGGCATTATCTACCTCCATTAAATCAATGCCGTTTTCTATGGATGCATTTTCTACTGCACTCGATGGTGCGGGGCTAGCGGTAAATGCCTCGTTGCCGACGATGGTTTGTTCGGCTCTTCACGCAAAACCGTTTCTTATTCTCACCGGCCTGTCGGGTTCAGGGAAAACGCAGTTGGCGCAGGCACTTTCAAAATGGATTACTGGAAGGAGAGGTGTGCGTAACCCTTTTCTTAAAGGAATGGAGGTGAATGCCGCCAGATCAATATATACAGTTTTAGATGTTGATCGTTTAGGGGTTAAGGTCGGGCAGAGCGGCAGTAGTTCCAATACATTTTTACCCTTTGATTTGGTTGAGAAGTGGGTTGAGTCCATTAAGGAAAATGGCTTTGACCTTGCAACACCATCACAAGAGATTCAGCGGAAGGTTATAGAGACAGGCTTGGAATATAGCCCAACCCTTAATTCGTTTCATGCTCCGCTAAAAGCGCTGGCATGTCACTGGATTGAAAACGCAACACTGGAAAAAATAGAATCTAAATATGAACTGATCTCTGTCGGCGCGGACTGGACGAGCAATGAAAATCTGCTGGGCTATCCGGATGCGCTGAATCCCGGGCATTATCGCAAGCCGGACAACGGGGCGCTGGATTTGATTCTGCGGGCGCAGGCCGATCCGGAGCATCCTTATTTCCTGATTCTGGATGAGATGAACCTGTCGCACGTCGAACGGTATTTCGCGGACTTTCTGTCGGCGATGGAGTCGGGCGAGGCGATTAGTCTGCATGATGATACCGGCGAGGATTGGAACGGGGTTCCGGCGAAGCTGAAGATTCCGAAAAACCTGTTTGTGATCGGTACGGTTAACGTCGATGAAACGACCTACATGTTCAGCCCGAAGGTGCTGGATCGCGCCAATGTGATTGAGTTTCGGGTTTCGGACGACGAAATGAAGTCGTTCCTTGAAAATCCGGTGAAGCCCAATCTGAAAGAACTAGAGGGGCAGGGTGCGCAATATGCCAAAGCATTTGTGGCGGCGGCGAAGCAGAAGGATGTTCCTTTAGATGACGCTACCCGTGAGGCGGTGTCGAAGGTGCTGATGGAGTTTTTCCCGCAGCTGAAAGAAGCCGGCGCGGAATTCGGTTACCGCACGGCGCATGAAATCTGCCGCTTAGTCTATTTCCACAAAGAGCTTTCTTCCAAGGATTGGAAAATGGAATCCGCCATGGATGCGGCGATCATGCAGAAGCTGCTGCCCAAGTTGCACGGCTCTAAAAAGAAGCTCGGTCCGGTCTTGGCGGCCCTGATCCGGCTTTGCTTGAAGGAGGACGCCCGTCCGGAAAACGATCCGATCAAGGATGAAGTGCTGGTGGCAGAAAACGCCCTCTATCCGGGCTCGCTGGAAAAACTGGCCCGCATGCGCAGGCGGCTGGCCGAGCACGGTTTCACCAGCTTTGCGGAGGCGTAG
- a CDS encoding helix-turn-helix domain-containing protein: MRPRLKITSTIYSREDILDMIDDANHLKDKKARRRLQVILYAFSGKYSTHEISKLVGCSASSVTNWVRQWNEGGPLELVQNNYKRDRKPALTPEVVEDLLGHLSFGLVNGSENIQVWLRERHGLDLSMSAVRYWYDKLIDSVFNKKEFELPEDPPENPYEVDMDKRRAEAERVKQRAEREWLRELAA; encoded by the coding sequence ATGAGACCGAGACTTAAAATTACCTCCACTATCTATTCCCGTGAAGACATTCTGGACATGATTGACGACGCCAATCACCTGAAGGATAAGAAGGCCCGCCGAAGGCTTCAGGTTATCCTGTATGCCTTCTCTGGGAAGTACTCAACCCATGAAATTTCCAAGCTGGTTGGCTGTAGTGCATCGAGTGTGACGAATTGGGTTAGGCAATGGAACGAGGGCGGCCCCCTAGAGCTGGTGCAGAATAACTACAAGCGCGACCGCAAACCCGCACTCACCCCCGAGGTTGTCGAAGACCTGCTGGGCCATCTCTCATTTGGCTTGGTCAACGGTAGTGAAAATATACAGGTGTGGCTGAGGGAAAGGCATGGTCTGGATCTGTCCATGTCCGCTGTAAGGTATTGGTACGACAAGCTAATCGATAGCGTCTTCAACAAGAAGGAGTTCGAGCTGCCTGAAGATCCTCCCGAAAATCCTTATGAAGTGGATATGGATAAGCGGCGAGCGGAGGCGGAAAGAGTAAAGCAACGGGCTGAGCGGGAATGGTTGAGGGAGTTGGCCGCTTAG
- a CDS encoding AbrB/MazE/SpoVT family DNA-binding domain-containing protein, translating to MDTGIVTTKGQVVIPAKLRRKLGIKPGTRLVFDEKNNTIVIRPITEAYIGSLQGMLSGDDGENWSEEIVQEHAEEVAKEG from the coding sequence ATGGATACTGGAATCGTAACGACAAAAGGGCAGGTGGTTATTCCTGCTAAACTCCGGAGGAAGCTAGGGATCAAGCCGGGTACCCGTCTGGTGTTTGATGAAAAGAACAACACGATTGTTATCCGCCCGATCACAGAAGCCTATATCGGATCGCTCCAGGGCATGCTTTCCGGAGATGACGGTGAAAACTGGTCGGAAGAGATTGTGCAGGAGCACGCAGAGGAAGTTGCGAAGGAGGGGTAG